One genomic segment of Primulina tabacum isolate GXHZ01 chromosome 9, ASM2559414v2, whole genome shotgun sequence includes these proteins:
- the LOC142504422 gene encoding uncharacterized protein LOC142504422 gives MAPATPMRPRTRVQAALRLKELSLHYQSRQIRRLRARLRERRSEVETLTAEKEEIQVRLNQSIYQGEIIVRGDNMDLRDVIEQCKYQNGKLREDAERCRKELEEEKQQNAKGKRRLENLSEAISCIAKVNHQLTQQGEALKNKIKENKKGYELRHQSTIDLLDEAEADVQGWKTQVPNLQWRCRPRNKAAKWWEAVSPAMTAAGPITWRIFQETFLKQYYPAEVRLQQLSEFENLSQAPDMSVVEYTYQFNALGSYAPAIMADEVLKLHRFKKGLNSRIQSSLAVYQPAKFSDLMGAAIRAETDICRREGENRNKRHPVNPPSQGRPISKRPNQSGGPLSGKFPANNNQGLKPCSTCGFKHSGECRRASGVCFGCGKTGHRIAEFPTAANRPAGPNRGTGPNTGAGPSKPKKDKPNARIFAMTLRKRLTTQLRSCQRFAKKLGRKPDKLTEPFRIATPTNRAVETNEIYRDCKISISDQTFSADLIQLIMVDFDVILGMDWLARNSAIVDCKGKRVKILTAEQKEVVFHGKSRERKLLLSASQTWKAMKSGEDIYLAMVREGKEEVEMKLEDIPIVREFPDVFPEELSGTVPDREIEFEINLVPGAAPISKAPYRMAPAELKELKEQLQELMDKRQIRPSVSPWGALVLFVKKKDGSMRLCIDYRELNKITIKNRYPLPRIDDLFDRLKGAAVFSKLDLRTAFMDLMNIVFKPFLDQFIVVFIDDILVYSPDETSHEEHLHFALQTLRENKLYAKFSKCEFWLRSVSFLGRVISREEVSVDPRKVEAITEWPRPKNATDIRSFLGLAGYYRKFVEGFSSIAVPLTKLTHKNSKFIWDDDCEKSFQTLKENLASTPEGRVITYASRQLKLHEQNYPTHDLELAAVVFALKIWSYHPGKANKVVDALSRKGRGKVTLASLSAQPCLQETVKLNQDRDTVLTKLKEQVREGKSQDHQIDDKGILWMKGRLCVPDSDNLRQEIMGEAHKSKFSVHPGSTKMYRDLKNSFWWNGMKRDVAEFVSRCQVCQQVKAEHQRPGGLLQPLEIPDYHSSIGMAPYEALYGRKCRSPLYWDEVGEKAMVGPELVQMTLDKVKVVREKLKAAQDRQKSWADLRRRPVEFHVGEKAYVKVSPMRGVVRFSKAGKLNPRYVGPFEILERVGTLACRLALPPIMSRIHHVFHVSQLRKYIPDPSHVLEVEPLLIEGNLGEGLKYEEVPIRIVDTKEQVLRRRIIPYVKDNKICTLGN, from the exons atggctccaGCTACTCCCATGCGACCCCGTACTCGTGTCCAAGCTGCCCTTCGTTTGAAGGAGCTTTCCCTTCACTACCAGTCACGCCAGATTCGACGACTTAGAGCCCGATTAAGGGAGAGGAGGAGTGAGGTCGAAACCTTAACCGCTGAGAAAGAAGAGATTCAGGTCCGCCTTAATCAGTCTATCTATCAGGGTGAAATAATAGTTAGGGGAGATAACATGGACCTACGGGACGTCATAGagcaatgcaaatatcaaaatggaAAGCTACGAGAGGATGCGGAGCGCTGTCGCAAGGAACTTGAAGAGGAGAAACAGCAGAATGCCAAGGGTAAGAGGAGACTCGAAAATTTAAGTGAGGCGATAAGCTGCATTGCCAAAGTGAACCACCAGCTGACTCAACAGGGTGAAGCGCTGAAGAACAAGATCAAGGAGAATAAGAAGGGGTACGAACTACGCCATCAGAGTACCATAGATCTATTGGACGAGGCAGAGGCAGATGTTCAGGGGTGGAAGACACAGGTGCCCAACCTTCAGTGGCGTTGCCGACCCCGAA ATAAGGCAGCTAAATGGTGGGAAGCAGTCTCGCCAGCTATGACCGCTGCTGGACCAATCACATGGCGAATCTTCCAAGAAACATTTCTGAAACAGTACTATCCGGCAGAAGTCAGACTACAGCAGCTAAGTGAGTTTGAAAATCTCAGCCAGGCCCCAGATATGTCAGTAGtggaatatacatatcagttcAATGCCCTTGGATCATATGCTCCAGCGATTATGGCGGATGAAGTTCTGAAATTGCACCGCTTTAAGAAGGGGTTGAACAGCAGAATCCAATCATCTCTAGCAGTCTACCAACCTGCCAAATTTTCAGATTTGATGGGTGCGGCTATCCGAGCCGAAACTGATATTTGTCGAAGAGAAGGGGAAAACAGGAACAAGCGACACCCTGTCAACCCGCCTTCTCAGGGCAGACCAATTTCCAAGAGGCCCAATCAGTCAGGTGGACCTCTCTCAGGGAAATTCCCCGCCAATAACAATCAAGGACTCAAACCATGTTCAACATGTGGCTTCAAGCACTCCGGGGAATGCCGAAGGGCCAGCGGTGTATGCTTTGGATGTGGGAAAACGGGGCACCGAATTGCAGAATTTCCTACCGCCGCCAACCGACCAGCAGGGCCAAACAGaggaactgggccaaatacgGGAGCAGGCCCTAGTAAACCAAAGAAGGACAAACCCAATGCTAGGATCTTTGCCATGACACTCAGGAAGAGGCTGACGACGCAACTGAGGTCGTGTCAG AGGTTTGCTAAGAAATTAGGACGTAAGCCCGATAAGCTAACCGAACCTTTCCGAATAGCCACACCTACTAATAGAGCCGTTGAAACGAACGAGATTTACAGAGATTGTAAAATCAGTATTAGTGATCAGACTTTTAGCGCCGATTTGATACAGCTAATCATGGTCGATTTCGACGTAATcttagggatggattggttagcgAGAAACAGTGCAATAGTAGATTGTAAAGGGAAGAGAGTTAAAATCCTAACCGCAGAGCAGAAGGAAGTCGTGTTTCATGGTAAATCCAGGGAACGGAAGTTGCTACTTTCCGCATCTCAAAcctggaaagccatgaaatccGGGGAGGACATCTACCTAGCGATGGTCAGGGAAGGAAAAGAAGAAGTAGAAATGAAACTGGAAGACATCCCGATAGTGAGAGAGTTCCCAGATGTTTTTCCTGAAGAGCTCTCAGGGACGGTCCCGGACCGTGAGATTGAGTTCGAAATCAACTTGGTTCCCGGTGCTGCACCAATCTCTAAAGCACcctacagaatggcaccagccgAACTCAAGGAATTAAAagaacaactccaagaattgaTGGATAAAAGGCAGATTCGACCGAGTGTGTCCCCGTGGGGAGCTctagtactcttcgtaaagaaaaaagacggtagtatgagattatgcatcgACTACAGAGAATTAAACAAGATCACCATCAAGAACAGGTACCCTCTACCTCGGATAGACGATCTGTTTGATCGGCTTAAAGGAGCCGCCGTCTTTTCTAAACTGGATCTGAGGacag cattcatggacctgatgaacATAGTGTTCAAGCCATTCCTGGATCAGTTCatagtggtattcatcgacgatatcctCGTCTATTCTCCTGACGAGacgagccatgaggagcacctTCACTTTGCACTACAGACCTTAAGAGAGAATAAGCTATacgctaagttcagcaagtgtgaattctggctaagGAGTGTGTCGTTTCTAGGACGCGTGATTTCAAGAGAAGAAGTGTCAGTGGACCCAaggaaagtagaggcaattacCGAGTGGCCGagacctaagaacgccaccgatATCAGAAGCTTTCTTGGATTGGCAGGTTACTACCGAAAGTTTGTTGAAGGGTTCTCCTCGATAGCCGTGCCACTGACGAAGCTCACACATAAGAATTCTAAATTCATCTGGGATGACGATTGTGAGAAGAGTTTCCAGACATTGAAGGAGAAcctcgcatccacacca GAAGGAAGAGTGATCacctacgcatcaaggcagttgaaactGCATGAGCAGAATTATCCTACTCATGACCTGGAACTAGCAGCGGTTGTCttcgccttaaagatttggag ttaccatccgggtaaagcaAACAAGGTGGTTGATGCGCTAAGTCGGAAGGGCCGTGGCAAGGTAACTCTAGCGTCCCTCTCGGCCCAGCCATGTCTGCaggagaccgtcaagttaaaccagGATCGAGACACGGTACTGACTAAACTTAAGGAGCAGGTTAGAGAAGGGAAGTCTCAAGATCATCAGATTGACGATAagggaatcttgtggatgaaagggaGACTGTGTGTGCCCGACAGTGATAACCTTCGCCAAGAGATAATGGGAGAGGCGCACAAGTCAAAATTCTCAGTCCACCCAGGCAGTACGAAAATGTACAGGGACCTCAAGAATAGTTTCTGGTGGAATGGCATGAAGAGAGATGTAGCTGAATTCGTCTCCAGATGTCAGGTATGCCAGCAGGTCAAAGCAGAACACCAGCGACCTGGGGGATTACTGCAACCTTTGGaaattcccga ctatcacagcagcaTTGGGATGGCCCCATATGAAGCTCTTTACGGAAGGAAATGTCGGTCAccactttattgggatgaagtgggagagAAAGCCATGGTGGGACCCGAGCTAGTACAGATGACACTGGACAAGGTTAAAGTTGTCCGAGAAaagctcaaagcagctcaagaccgacaaaagagctgggcagATCTTAGGAGAAGGCCTGTGGAGTTCCATGTGGGCGAGAAGGCTTATGTGAAAGTCTCGCCTATGAGAGGAGTTGTCCGATTCAGTAAGGCCGGGAAATTGAACCCTCGATATGTTGGAccctttgaaatcttggaaagagTGGGCACGCTAGCATGCAGACTGGCATTACCACCAATCATGTCAAGGATACACCACGTGTTCCATGTGTCCCAACTAAGGAAGTACATTCCAGACCCAAGTCACGTATTAGAAGTAGAACCGCTCTTGATCGAAGGGAACTTGGGAGAAGGACtgaaatacgaagaagtccccATTAGAATCGTGGACACCAAGGAACAAGTCCTCAGACGACGCATCATCCCCTACGTCAAG GATAATAAGATATGCACCTTGGGAAATTAA
- the LOC142555305 gene encoding LOW QUALITY PROTEIN: protein NSP-INTERACTING KINASE 2-like (The sequence of the model RefSeq protein was modified relative to this genomic sequence to represent the inferred CDS: deleted 1 base in 1 codon), which produces MEIIRGRIALLSMVLLSFLSCAAALLTPNGVNFEVQALMDIKKSLIDPHGVLNFDENAVDPCGWTIVGCSHESLVISLSIPSQNLSGTISRSIGNLTHLTKVLLQDNNISGPIPLELGKLPKLQELDLSDNLLTGEIPYSLSQLKKLQYLRLNNNNLSGAIPLALGNLTQLTFLDLSFNNLSGPVPKLLAKTFNVLGNPTICATGKEPECNGTAPMSPSFLINSQNPQPSGRPNNHRLALAFGTSLGCICLLVLGFGFLLWWRHKHNKQIFFDVNEHHHKEVCLGNLRKFQFRELQIATHNFCSKNIIGKGGFGNVYKGYLHDGTVVAVKRLKDANNVGGEIQFQTEVEMISLAVHRNLLRLYGFCITSTERLLVYPFMSNGSVALRLKAKPSLDWGTRKRIALGAARGLLYLHEQCDPKIIHRDVKAANILLDDYCEAVVGDFGLAKLLDHRDSHVTTAVRGTVGHIAPEYLSTGQSSEKTDVFGFGILLLELITGQRALEFGKVANQKGAMLDWVKKIHQEKKLDMLVDKDLKNNYDRIELEEMVQVALLCTQYLPSHRPKMSEVVRMLEGDGLAEKWEASQKAEATRCRANEFSSSERYSDLTDDSSLLVQAMELSGPR; this is translated from the exons ATGGAGATAATAAGGGGAAGGATTGCTTTGTTGAGTATGGTTTTGCTCAGTTTCTTGTCTTGTGCCGCTGCTTTGCTTACTCCCAATGGCGTGAATTTTGAAG TGCAAGCTTTGATGGATATCAAGAAATCATTGATTGATCCTCATGGTGTTCTAAATTTTGATGAGAATGCTGTTGATCCCTGTGGTTGGACTATAGTTGGATGTTCACATGAAAGTCTAGTCATTTCCCT ATCAATCCCGAGTCAAAATTTATCCGGCACCATTTCGCGCAGTATTGGAAATTTGACACACCTTACCAAGGT GTTGTTGCAGGATAATAATATATCAGGGCCAATCCCTCTTGAACTAGGAAAGCTACCAAAACTTCAAGAACTTGATCTTTCGGATAACTTGCTCACTGGAGAAATTCCATATTCATTATCTCAACTGAAAAAACTTCAATATCT GAGATTGAACAATAATAATCTCAGTGGAGCTATTCCTTTAGCTTTGGGGAACTTGACACAGCTGACATTTTT GGACTTGTCATTCAATAATTTGAGTGGTCCAGTGCCAAAACTTCTTGCTAAAACATTCAA TGTTTTAGGAAATCCGACGATATGCGCAACAGGCAAAGAGCCGGAATGCAATGGAACTGCACCAATGTCTCCGTCTTTCTTGATAAATTCACAAA ATCCTCAGCCATCGGGAAGGCCAAATAATCACAGACTAGCCTTAGCATTCGGGACGAGCCTCGGATGCATCTGCCTACTGGTTCTTGGATTTGGATTCCTGCTCTGGTGGAGACATAAGCACAACAAGCAGATATTTTTCGACGTTAATG AACACCACCACAAAGAAGTGTGCCTAGGAAACTTGCGAAAATTTCAGTTCAGAGAACTTCAGATTGCCACTCATAATTTCTGCAGTAAGAACATTATTGGAAAAGGTGGTTTCGGAAATGTATACAAAGGTTACCTTCACGATGGAACGGTTGTGGCAGTAAAAAGACTCAAAGATGCAAATAACGTCGGTGGGGAGATCCAATTCCAGACAGAGGTCGAGATGATCAGTCTAGCTGTTCATAGAAACCTCCTTCGACTTTATGGATTCTGCATCACTTCAACCGAAAGACTTCTGGTTTATCCCTTCATGTCCAATGGAAGCGTTGCTTTGCGTCTCAAAG CTAAACCATCTTTGGATTGGGGTACTCGGAAAAGAATAGCATTAGGAGCAGCTAGAGGTTTGCTATACCTGCACGAGCAA TGTGATCCGAAGATAATTCACAGAGATGTGAAGGCAGCTAATATCCTGCTTGATGATTACTGTGAGGCAGTGGTTGGTGATTTTGGATTGGCAAAGCTTCTTGATCATCGGGATTCACATGTCACAACAGCAGTTCGTGGCACAGTTGGGCACATAGCTCCTGAGTATCTATCGACAGGTCAATCTTCAGAAAAGACGGATGTTTTCGGGTTTGGGATTCTGCTGTTGGAGCTGATAACTGGTCAAAGGGCTCTGGAATTTGGCAAGGTAGCTAATCAGAAAGGAGCCATGCTTGATTGG GTGAAGAAGATTCATCAAGAAAAGAAACTTGACATGCTAGTAGATAAAGACCTTAAAAACAACTATGATCGAATAGAGCTAGAAGAAATGGTGCAAGTAGCTTTATTATGTACACAATACCTTCCGAGCCATCGACCGAAAATGTCTGAAGTGGTACGGATGCTGGAGGGAGATGGGCTTGCAGAAAAATGGGAAGCTTCTCAAAAAGCCGAGGCAACAAGATGCAGAGCCAACGAATTCTCCTCCTCTGAAAGATATTCTGATCTTACTGATGACTCTTCATTGCTTGTCCAAGCTATGGAGCTCTCAGGTCCAAGGTGA